A window of the Trichocoleus sp. FACHB-46 genome harbors these coding sequences:
- a CDS encoding TMEM14 family protein, with protein MESAVINPGILAAIAYGTLAIIGGIVGFLQVQSKASLISGSISGLLLIGAAVLQLQGYAWGLPLAAAITALLIIVFVGRWTKTRKFMPAGLMIILGVGALAVMLYTLRGQ; from the coding sequence ATGGAATCAGCTGTGATTAACCCAGGTATTTTGGCCGCGATCGCCTACGGAACTTTAGCTATTATCGGGGGAATCGTGGGCTTCCTCCAAGTTCAAAGTAAAGCATCCCTCATTTCTGGTAGCATCAGTGGCCTGCTGCTAATCGGTGCGGCAGTGCTACAACTGCAAGGATACGCTTGGGGCTTGCCTTTAGCCGCTGCGATTACTGCTCTACTCATCATTGTGTTTGTGGGACGCTGGACCAAAACTCGCAAATTTATGCCTGCGGGTCTAATGATTATTTTAGGGGTAGGAGCTTTGGCGGTGATGCTGTACACCCTCCGGGGCCAATAA
- a CDS encoding ATP-binding protein gives MDAQTVASVQFIQRQAASLLLYQFLFEEEVGRRFVELLQALRHTDVDGLACVQAYGRWFQSLAASNQGWQEYLLMQLLKADNPFSRRVQQTELTELPPALVTAARHDLRVLQTLYGCTSYRLSQWVQVIAQLPAAPVSWVDDLTCFSPAIALHTDETMQEQLLITKLQTMDDWSDALEDLAAYYQRFGTGFFAEYCACRWQSGKLVGIAHPDPIRLTDLVGYEAAREALMKNTAFLLSGYPALHVLLYGSRGSGKSSLVKALLNEYSDLGLRLIEVAKSDLKDLPVIVEQLRNLPQKFIVFVDDLSFEEDDDAFKSLKVVLEGNLTARAQNVVVYATSNRRHLVREFFGDRPRPKDSDEIHNWDTVQEKLSFSDRFGLTLTFEPANQDVYLQMVRHLAVQAGIAISREELEFQALQWATRHNGRSGRTARQFIDFLQADLALSS, from the coding sequence ATGGATGCCCAAACTGTTGCTTCAGTTCAATTTATCCAACGTCAAGCCGCGTCCCTCCTGCTATACCAATTTTTATTTGAGGAGGAAGTCGGTCGGCGGTTTGTAGAACTGTTGCAAGCCCTACGCCACACGGATGTAGACGGGTTGGCTTGCGTGCAAGCCTATGGGCGCTGGTTTCAATCTTTGGCCGCGAGCAATCAAGGCTGGCAAGAATACCTGCTGATGCAACTCCTCAAGGCTGATAATCCCTTCTCGCGGCGCGTGCAGCAAACGGAATTAACCGAACTACCTCCGGCTTTAGTCACAGCCGCTCGGCATGACTTGCGGGTGCTGCAAACGCTGTATGGCTGCACGAGCTATCGCTTGAGCCAATGGGTGCAAGTAATAGCCCAGTTGCCTGCGGCTCCAGTTTCCTGGGTGGATGACTTGACCTGCTTTAGCCCTGCGATCGCCTTGCATACGGATGAAACTATGCAGGAGCAACTGCTAATCACTAAGCTGCAAACGATGGATGATTGGTCGGATGCCTTGGAAGATTTGGCGGCCTATTATCAACGGTTTGGTACTGGCTTCTTTGCGGAATATTGCGCCTGTCGCTGGCAATCTGGAAAGTTAGTGGGAATTGCTCACCCTGACCCAATTCGGCTCACTGATCTAGTGGGTTATGAGGCAGCACGGGAAGCTTTAATGAAAAACACAGCCTTTTTGCTGTCTGGTTACCCAGCGTTGCATGTGTTGCTCTACGGTAGCCGTGGTTCTGGCAAGTCGTCCCTAGTAAAGGCGTTGTTGAATGAGTACAGTGACTTGGGGTTGCGCTTGATTGAAGTCGCCAAGTCTGACCTGAAAGATTTACCTGTGATCGTGGAGCAACTGCGGAATTTGCCTCAGAAGTTCATTGTTTTTGTTGATGATCTGTCGTTTGAAGAAGATGATGATGCTTTCAAATCCTTAAAGGTGGTACTGGAAGGCAACTTGACGGCTCGAGCGCAAAATGTTGTCGTTTATGCCACATCCAACCGACGGCATTTGGTACGCGAGTTCTTTGGCGATCGCCCCCGACCGAAGGATAGTGACGAAATCCACAATTGGGATACGGTGCAGGAGAAGCTATCTTTTAGCGATCGCTTTGGCCTAACTCTAACCTTTGAGCCTGCTAACCAGGATGTGTATTTGCAGATGGTGCGACACCTCGCGGTTCAGGCAGGAATTGCCATCAGTCGCGAAGAGTTGGAGTTCCAAGCCTTGCAATGGGCAACGCGCCACAATGGTCGCTCTGGCCGTACCGCTCGGCAATTTATCGACTTCTTGCAAGCAGATTTAGCGCTTTCTAGCTGA
- a CDS encoding outer membrane beta-barrel protein, with protein MKSVLGLPLPSLIGFGLAIAPTILLAQPSTAQPQGMQGSYVGVTVDSSKTNEMLQSFIEPGTWDGSPTWSPSELWQEPTDNSSVGIENQFQGRLDLPNSKISARGSVFLVDKEVKAVMPMLSYDLAVTDNTNIYAGAGYTFVKTPEQATPLGDRNGVVLTTGVEAAVSDGIVIYGDAKLRLNRDRADTNPPVRVQVGAGYRF; from the coding sequence ATGAAATCAGTTTTAGGTTTGCCCCTCCCTTCCCTGATTGGCTTTGGTTTAGCGATCGCCCCCACAATTTTGCTGGCCCAGCCCTCTACCGCTCAGCCTCAAGGGATGCAGGGTAGCTACGTTGGTGTGACCGTTGATAGCAGCAAAACCAACGAAATGCTGCAATCCTTCATAGAGCCAGGAACCTGGGATGGTAGCCCTACTTGGTCTCCATCAGAGCTTTGGCAAGAGCCTACTGACAATTCCAGCGTCGGGATCGAAAATCAGTTTCAAGGCCGCTTGGATTTGCCCAATAGCAAAATCTCAGCGCGAGGATCTGTCTTCTTGGTGGATAAAGAAGTCAAGGCCGTGATGCCAATGCTCTCCTACGACCTCGCTGTGACTGACAACACCAACATTTATGCAGGAGCAGGATATACCTTCGTCAAAACGCCAGAACAAGCCACACCGCTAGGCGATCGCAATGGCGTCGTCCTGACTACAGGCGTAGAAGCAGCCGTGAGTGATGGCATTGTGATTTACGGAGATGCCAAATTGAGGCTCAACCGCGATCGCGCTGACACCAATCCTCCCGTGAGAGTTCAGGTAGGAGCGGGTTATCGTTTTTAG
- a CDS encoding J domain-containing protein — MAKKQLTKRVESEIQRLVEENGYSESVLKNLVLFALEKEIAKSLSLPKLKQAIYQHFSVKDTTTLKKSGNFQMATSGMGKLDLSKKAAWEELYRKLVGVLPGEENEQGYGCINGVNILKYDLPWKAFGLDPKTAKTEDIKASYRDLSKIYHPDNTKTGDALIFNRLTVFYKSLTERF; from the coding sequence ATGGCTAAAAAACAACTCACCAAAAGAGTAGAATCCGAAATTCAACGATTGGTTGAAGAGAATGGATATAGTGAGTCGGTCTTAAAGAACCTCGTTCTATTTGCGCTTGAAAAGGAGATAGCTAAAAGTCTTTCTCTACCCAAACTCAAACAGGCAATCTATCAGCACTTCAGCGTCAAGGATACAACCACTCTGAAGAAGTCTGGGAATTTCCAAATGGCGACCAGTGGCATGGGTAAGCTTGATCTGAGCAAGAAAGCAGCTTGGGAGGAACTTTACCGAAAGCTGGTTGGGGTTCTACCAGGTGAAGAAAACGAGCAGGGATACGGGTGTATTAATGGGGTTAATATCCTCAAGTATGATTTGCCATGGAAAGCTTTTGGTTTAGATCCTAAAACAGCCAAGACTGAAGATATTAAGGCTTCTTATCGAGACCTAAGCAAGATTTATCACCCAGATAACACCAAAACTGGGGATGCTCTAATCTTTAATCGCTTGACTGTGTTCTATAAAAGCCTTACTGAGAGATTCTAA
- a CDS encoding Uma2 family endonuclease — protein MSYLQTKLPTDTWVAASWEDYLQAIANPAYETARGYYYNGHMRIEMLPVGHDHAAADSAIALAVNLFGIAKNIALKSLNNCTYRKANHQECQPDISYYIGPQAQAIPWGTNIIDLDRYPAPDLVIEISSTTLLADQGAKRLLYEDLAVKEYWIVDVQQGQILAFAMLPANPQDGMAEQGSRRIRESQVLPSLAISVLEEALQRSRQMDQSQVGAWLLAQFQ, from the coding sequence ATGAGTTACCTACAGACCAAATTGCCGACAGATACCTGGGTTGCTGCCTCTTGGGAGGATTATTTGCAGGCGATCGCAAATCCTGCTTACGAAACAGCCAGAGGTTACTACTACAACGGCCACATGAGGATAGAAATGCTGCCAGTCGGTCACGATCACGCTGCTGCTGATTCCGCGATCGCCCTAGCAGTCAATCTCTTTGGGATTGCCAAAAACATTGCCCTCAAGAGCCTCAACAACTGCACCTATCGCAAAGCCAACCACCAAGAATGCCAGCCTGATATTTCTTACTACATTGGGCCACAAGCTCAAGCAATTCCTTGGGGCACCAACATCATTGATCTAGACCGCTATCCCGCCCCCGATTTAGTCATCGAAATCTCCAGCACCACCTTACTCGCCGATCAAGGAGCCAAGCGCTTACTCTACGAAGACTTAGCCGTAAAAGAATACTGGATTGTAGATGTCCAGCAGGGGCAGATTCTCGCCTTTGCCATGCTGCCCGCCAATCCGCAAGATGGCATGGCTGAGCAAGGAAGTCGGCGGATTCGCGAATCACAAGTTTTACCAAGTTTAGCCATATCCGTTTTAGAAGAGGCATTGCAACGCAGTCGGCAAATGGACCAGTCTCAAGTAGGGGCTTGGTTACTGGCTCAGTTTCAGTAA
- a CDS encoding class II glutamine amidotransferase, protein MKDYRDIASMCQLLGMNCNVPTDICFSFEGFSARGGKTDEHQDGWGIAFFEGLGCRLFLDEKPSSTSPIAELVRQYPIKSTHVIAHIRKATFGGVALENCHPFRRELWGRYWIFAHNGDLPDFYPESNGFYRPVGQTDSERAFCLIMNTLRQAFPEDKPPLEQLYPVLDEVTRTIAQQGSFNYLLSDGEHFFAHCSTKLCYIVRQAPFAAAHLIDADLTVDFQELTTPRDRVAIIATVPLTDNEVWTSFQPGELLVFRDGLPLKPETAINSTGDRPT, encoded by the coding sequence TTGAAGGACTATCGAGACATTGCCTCCATGTGCCAACTGTTGGGAATGAACTGCAACGTACCCACCGACATCTGCTTTTCATTTGAAGGCTTCTCGGCACGGGGTGGCAAAACAGATGAACACCAAGATGGCTGGGGAATCGCCTTCTTTGAGGGGTTAGGATGCCGTTTATTTCTAGATGAAAAACCCTCCTCCACCTCCCCCATAGCTGAGCTAGTGCGGCAATATCCGATCAAATCTACCCATGTGATTGCCCATATCCGTAAAGCAACGTTTGGCGGAGTGGCACTAGAAAACTGTCATCCTTTCCGGCGGGAACTGTGGGGGCGCTATTGGATCTTTGCTCACAATGGCGACTTGCCCGACTTTTACCCAGAAAGCAATGGCTTTTACCGTCCGGTAGGACAGACCGACAGCGAACGAGCTTTTTGCCTGATTATGAATACTTTGCGGCAAGCCTTCCCAGAAGACAAACCGCCCCTAGAGCAACTTTATCCAGTCTTGGACGAAGTCACTCGCACGATCGCCCAGCAAGGCAGCTTCAACTACTTGCTCTCCGACGGTGAACACTTCTTTGCTCACTGTTCTACCAAGCTTTGCTACATTGTGCGTCAGGCTCCTTTTGCGGCAGCCCATCTAATTGATGCTGACCTCACCGTGGATTTTCAGGAGTTGACTACCCCCCGCGATCGCGTTGCCATTATTGCCACTGTGCCGCTCACCGATAACGAAGTTTGGACATCTTTTCAACCCGGAGAGCTACTTGTCTTTCGGGATGGCTTACCGCTGAAACCAGAGACAGCTATAAACTCAACTGGCGATCGTCCAACTTGA
- a CDS encoding diacylglycerol/polyprenol kinase family protein produces the protein MELSALLANFLVRDIAATAITFAIALSWLKLVNTLAQRGWLEQKLSRKIIHIGTGPLFVLCWHLYSEQAIARYFAALVPLAITLQFLAIGTQLIADPATVQAMTREGKPAEILRGPLYYGIAFIFCTVLFWRNSPVGILALMLMCGGDGLADIVGRRLGKHKLPFSSHKSWAGSTAMFLGSFGFGLGFLMLFNHLGHFQLPLNFANTAGAVAAIAFVATLVEALPFPDIDNITLVGVAIAMGLWLL, from the coding sequence ATGGAATTAAGTGCTTTATTAGCTAATTTCCTAGTTCGAGATATTGCAGCTACGGCAATCACCTTTGCGATCGCCCTCAGTTGGCTCAAGCTAGTAAATACGCTGGCGCAACGAGGCTGGCTAGAACAAAAACTCAGCCGCAAAATTATTCATATTGGGACAGGGCCGTTGTTTGTCCTCTGCTGGCATCTCTACAGCGAGCAGGCGATCGCGCGGTATTTTGCAGCCCTGGTACCTCTCGCAATCACCCTTCAGTTTTTAGCGATCGGCACCCAGCTCATTGCCGATCCAGCGACTGTTCAAGCCATGACCCGTGAGGGCAAGCCCGCCGAAATTTTGCGGGGACCACTGTATTACGGCATTGCCTTTATTTTCTGCACAGTGTTGTTCTGGCGCAATTCCCCTGTCGGCATTTTGGCTTTAATGCTGATGTGTGGCGGTGATGGCTTAGCAGATATTGTGGGGCGACGACTAGGCAAACACAAGTTACCCTTTAGCTCTCATAAAAGCTGGGCAGGCTCAACAGCCATGTTTTTGGGCAGTTTCGGATTTGGCTTAGGATTTCTAATGCTCTTCAATCACTTGGGCCACTTTCAACTACCTCTCAATTTTGCGAATACCGCAGGTGCAGTAGCAGCGATCGCGTTTGTGGCAACTCTCGTAGAAGCTCTACCATTCCCAGATATCGACAACATCACGCTGGTGGGAGTGGCGATCGCAATGGGGTTGTGGCTGTTGTAG
- a CDS encoding 2OG-Fe(II) oxygenase encodes MKYYSQERDVFPTQYLSDLRGQILACSYLAVNNLNRDFVGTKGFSIVFQRSELGKVEQQFPFFKPYLDRALLPNCNAFYLNPLLLGEGSRVDPHIDRSLRSYCKTVEPPMAVSVLYVQVPANLEGGELVLRRQKQQVGQVKPQANTLVYFQGDLTHSVNAVKTTGTRLSLVCEQYSLSDAELHDIPTLTIESRAMKPKRK; translated from the coding sequence TTGAAATACTATTCTCAAGAACGGGATGTTTTCCCTACTCAGTACCTTAGCGACCTCCGAGGTCAGATTCTCGCTTGCTCTTATTTAGCGGTGAATAATCTCAATCGTGACTTTGTAGGAACCAAAGGATTCTCAATCGTGTTTCAACGCTCAGAACTAGGGAAGGTAGAGCAGCAATTCCCGTTCTTTAAGCCTTATCTCGATCGAGCCTTACTGCCCAACTGCAACGCTTTTTACCTCAACCCCTTGTTATTGGGGGAAGGCTCCCGCGTTGACCCCCATATCGATCGCTCGTTGCGGTCCTACTGCAAAACCGTTGAGCCACCAATGGCAGTGAGCGTGCTTTATGTGCAGGTACCAGCCAATTTGGAGGGCGGAGAATTAGTGCTACGTCGCCAAAAGCAGCAGGTGGGGCAAGTGAAACCTCAAGCCAATACGTTGGTGTATTTTCAAGGGGATTTGACCCATTCTGTCAATGCGGTGAAAACAACTGGAACGCGGCTGAGCTTAGTCTGCGAACAATACAGCCTCAGTGATGCAGAGCTGCACGACATCCCGACCTTGACCATAGAATCGAGGGCCATGAAGCCAAAACGCAAGTAG
- a CDS encoding family 10 glycosylhydrolase — protein sequence MKRPLRFLSKSWRQSLQSCFLFCLAASLTILLAGQPTKAIAQSPIPEMPFPEVPLPEVSVPQPTPKPHQEIRGVWLTENDNDILRDQAKLQDAVGQLARLNFNTLYPVIWNSGYVLYPSAVAQRHEIQPFVRKGLQGQDILADLAAQAHQKGLLVIPWFEFGFMAPVVSELAANRPEWFTHRRDGSLTTEIDAGEVMWLNPFLPEVQQFISDLVLEAVTQYDVDGIQFDDHMSLPVEFGYDRHTLALYKKETKKDAPANARDPEWVRWRADKITAFMAQLNKAVKERKPNAIFSVSPNPYDSAYSGYLQDWLSWVRKDIVDELIVQVYRPDMQSFLGQIARSELQEASQKIPTGVGVLTGLRNKPMPMSLIQSKVRAARDRGLGVSFFYYESLWEHTPEPAAERQANFQALFQSPVARAVTE from the coding sequence ATGAAACGACCACTACGCTTTCTGTCTAAAAGCTGGCGGCAGTCGCTCCAGTCCTGCTTCCTATTTTGCTTAGCAGCGTCCCTGACTATCTTATTAGCGGGTCAGCCCACCAAAGCGATCGCGCAAAGTCCAATTCCAGAAATGCCTTTTCCAGAGGTGCCGCTGCCAGAGGTCAGCGTTCCACAACCTACGCCGAAGCCCCACCAGGAAATTCGTGGAGTTTGGCTAACCGAGAATGATAATGACATCCTAAGAGATCAGGCTAAGCTTCAAGATGCTGTCGGTCAGCTGGCTCGATTGAACTTCAACACGCTTTACCCGGTGATTTGGAATTCAGGGTATGTCCTGTATCCCAGCGCTGTGGCTCAACGCCATGAAATTCAACCTTTTGTACGCAAAGGCTTGCAGGGACAGGATATCCTTGCTGATCTAGCAGCTCAGGCTCATCAAAAAGGATTGCTCGTGATCCCTTGGTTTGAGTTCGGCTTCATGGCACCTGTGGTTTCGGAGTTAGCCGCCAATCGTCCTGAGTGGTTCACCCACCGCCGCGACGGCAGCCTAACCACAGAGATTGATGCTGGTGAGGTGATGTGGTTGAATCCGTTCTTGCCAGAGGTGCAGCAGTTCATTAGCGATCTGGTGCTAGAAGCGGTAACTCAATACGATGTCGATGGCATCCAGTTTGATGACCACATGAGCTTGCCTGTTGAGTTCGGTTACGACCGCCATACCTTAGCTTTATACAAAAAGGAAACCAAGAAAGACGCTCCAGCCAATGCTCGTGATCCAGAGTGGGTGCGCTGGCGGGCTGATAAAATTACGGCCTTCATGGCTCAGTTAAATAAAGCAGTCAAGGAGAGAAAGCCAAATGCGATCTTCTCTGTGTCTCCTAACCCCTATGATTCGGCCTATAGTGGCTATCTGCAAGACTGGTTGAGTTGGGTACGGAAGGATATTGTAGATGAGCTGATCGTACAGGTGTATCGTCCTGACATGCAGAGTTTCCTAGGACAAATCGCCCGCTCGGAACTTCAAGAAGCTAGCCAAAAAATTCCCACAGGAGTTGGGGTGCTGACAGGCTTGAGAAACAAACCCATGCCGATGTCGCTGATTCAGTCAAAAGTCAGAGCCGCTCGCGATCGCGGTTTGGGTGTATCTTTCTTCTACTACGAAAGCCTCTGGGAGCATACCCCCGAACCCGCAGCAGAACGGCAAGCGAATTTTCAGGCGCTTTTCCAATCGCCAGTGGCGCGGGCAGTAACAGAGTAG
- a CDS encoding aldo/keto reductase codes for MRHQSLHAAIADFFDIDMELKTIAGNPISCLGLASRRVQESACIAQAFEAGVNYFFFYNLGSERFLEALKLLAIAQRENLCIATGSEQRSSTTLREYLDQVRKTLAVDVVDIFFAQYVSPSDNPTEVAAALEEVYEWKAQGYVRYVGVSTHNRAIALDMIQNQRCDVLMHRYNMAHRKAEVDVLPTAVQTGIPVVAFTATRWGTLLRSPADWPHDPSSATDCYRFSLHPSAISVVLTSPANLTELTANLSVLQTASLTSPELVHWRQYGDFVYGNGLDKFETQWL; via the coding sequence GTGAGGCATCAGTCCCTTCACGCAGCGATCGCAGACTTTTTTGACATAGATATGGAACTAAAAACGATCGCTGGAAATCCCATTAGTTGCTTGGGTTTAGCTAGCCGACGAGTACAAGAATCGGCTTGTATAGCTCAAGCATTTGAGGCTGGGGTTAACTACTTTTTCTTCTACAACTTGGGTTCTGAGCGTTTTTTAGAGGCATTGAAATTACTGGCGATCGCTCAACGAGAAAATTTATGTATCGCCACAGGCAGTGAACAACGCAGCTCTACTACCCTTCGAGAGTATCTAGATCAAGTAAGAAAAACATTAGCGGTTGATGTAGTAGATATCTTTTTTGCACAATATGTGTCTCCTAGCGATAACCCTACCGAGGTTGCAGCAGCGCTAGAGGAGGTATACGAATGGAAAGCACAAGGATATGTTCGCTATGTTGGCGTCAGTACCCATAACCGAGCGATTGCTCTGGATATGATCCAAAATCAGCGCTGTGATGTCTTGATGCATCGCTATAACATGGCGCACCGTAAAGCAGAAGTAGATGTTTTGCCGACGGCAGTTCAAACAGGTATCCCAGTAGTGGCATTTACTGCGACCCGCTGGGGCACTCTATTGCGATCGCCAGCCGATTGGCCTCATGATCCTTCTAGTGCCACTGACTGCTATCGCTTCTCGCTACATCCCTCGGCGATTTCAGTTGTTTTGACTTCACCTGCCAACTTGACGGAACTGACTGCAAATCTTAGCGTCTTACAAACTGCATCCCTGACTTCTCCAGAGCTAGTTCACTGGCGACAGTATGGGGATTTCGTTTATGGCAATGGCCTGGACAAATTTGAGACGCAATGGCTTTAG
- a CDS encoding BON domain-containing protein: MKTLTPLFLSSVLLLGLTACDTARTSNSSPDTATQPESNLKEPVAQKNQNDATSELRRRQLNSDIRAREQRNDATGDDAIRADGDLQSEVRSKLEANLPQSELTITAEEGTVTIAGTVVDDQQLRKIEPLAKQIKGVRAVTVKANVASHAQPDEPPAADSKEVTETHTN; the protein is encoded by the coding sequence ATGAAGACGTTAACTCCATTGTTTCTGAGTAGTGTTTTGCTACTGGGCTTAACAGCTTGTGATACTGCCAGAACCAGTAACAGTTCACCGGATACAGCGACACAGCCAGAGAGCAACTTAAAAGAGCCTGTTGCTCAAAAAAACCAAAATGATGCTACTTCCGAACTGCGAAGAAGGCAATTAAATTCTGATATTCGTGCCCGTGAGCAGCGCAATGATGCCACCGGAGATGATGCTATCAGAGCCGATGGTGATCTACAAAGTGAAGTGCGCTCAAAGTTAGAAGCTAATCTGCCTCAAAGTGAATTAACTATCACTGCGGAAGAAGGAACAGTCACGATCGCTGGAACCGTAGTAGATGATCAACAATTGAGAAAAATCGAACCTTTAGCAAAACAAATCAAAGGCGTTCGCGCTGTGACTGTCAAGGCTAACGTTGCTTCCCATGCCCAGCCAGACGAACCACCCGCAGCAGATTCCAAAGAAGTAACAGAAACTCATACAAATTAG
- a CDS encoding YsnF/AvaK domain-containing protein has product MALGQPLEQHRRAIGIFPSREQAEHALGELRDSGFPMDKVSVVAKDSNHNDERLAGTEVTHQVGNKVGNKADEGAKTGAITGGALGGLAGLLVGLGILAIPGIGPVMLAGAGATVLATALSGTAIGAATGGLLGGLVGLGIPEDRAKVYSDRVAQGQYMVIVEGTDADLRRAEAILQHRGVEEWGIYDTQHSGGAGSTAIAEPSVKSPEIANSAATVATVEPENIQSIDLYSERLVPDKTRQKTGEVSVGKHVAVETQSVSTSIERERVIVERIKIEDADRPVALDETSFRAGEIFRMAVYEETPNIQKEVFVREEVSLRKEVTREVVSLEDTVRREEIRVETEGHPAVNADRDRLPQDRI; this is encoded by the coding sequence ATGGCTTTAGGACAACCTTTAGAACAACATAGAAGAGCGATCGGTATATTTCCCAGTCGTGAGCAGGCAGAACACGCATTGGGAGAATTGCGTGACAGCGGCTTCCCGATGGACAAAGTTTCTGTTGTAGCGAAAGACTCAAATCACAACGATGAGCGGCTGGCAGGCACTGAAGTCACACATCAAGTCGGCAACAAAGTCGGCAACAAAGCTGATGAAGGTGCAAAGACAGGCGCGATTACGGGCGGTGCGTTGGGTGGTTTGGCAGGTCTGCTAGTGGGTCTTGGTATCTTAGCAATCCCAGGAATTGGGCCAGTAATGCTAGCGGGAGCAGGAGCCACTGTCCTAGCTACAGCGCTCTCAGGTACGGCCATTGGCGCTGCTACAGGCGGCTTGCTGGGCGGGCTAGTAGGGCTAGGCATCCCTGAAGATCGGGCTAAAGTCTATAGCGATCGCGTGGCTCAAGGACAATACATGGTCATAGTGGAAGGCACAGATGCAGACCTGCGTCGCGCTGAAGCGATCCTCCAGCATCGAGGTGTTGAGGAGTGGGGCATCTATGATACCCAGCACTCCGGAGGAGCTGGCTCCACCGCCATCGCTGAGCCATCTGTTAAGTCACCTGAAATAGCTAACTCCGCCGCCACAGTCGCCACAGTTGAGCCAGAAAATATCCAATCTATTGACTTGTATTCAGAACGGCTGGTGCCAGATAAGACTCGGCAAAAGACAGGGGAAGTCTCTGTTGGTAAGCACGTTGCCGTAGAAACCCAAAGTGTTTCAACTTCAATTGAGCGAGAGCGCGTTATTGTGGAGCGGATTAAAATAGAGGACGCTGACCGACCTGTAGCACTTGATGAGACTAGCTTTCGAGCCGGAGAAATCTTCCGCATGGCAGTGTATGAGGAGACACCAAACATTCAAAAAGAGGTGTTTGTTCGCGAAGAGGTCAGCCTACGGAAGGAAGTTACCCGAGAGGTGGTCAGTCTTGAAGATACAGTACGTCGCGAAGAAATTCGGGTCGAGACAGAAGGGCATCCCGCTGTGAATGCAGACCGCGATCGCCTGCCTCAGGATCGGATCTAA
- a CDS encoding peptidase C39 yields MFLLVISLISFLPGIFTGQTLARRGFTAANALQHRQKQVYVISLLSLGVGTLLSIVLVAGRSSPWVPNFLLLYVGAYLWDAVLAVCCFCTGLILSLELPGWKDIQRLQQLVLFLVVSLSATCFLTYYQLPIDNLVQAARVSEEVVLQTTPYTCAAASIATIAQIIKPESSVAELDVVKLAGTDRTGTSTIAEIYAMRVLGLDPQYERNLSIQDLVNRQQLAILHVMEPVGESKISHAIALLAIDPAKQTLLLGNPLYGRQVKTFAEMQDYWLKEAVFVSGTLIQPI; encoded by the coding sequence GTGTTTCTACTAGTCATCTCCCTAATCTCTTTTTTGCCAGGTATCTTTACAGGTCAAACCTTAGCTCGGCGGGGTTTCACCGCTGCCAACGCCCTACAGCACCGTCAGAAACAAGTGTATGTGATTAGCCTATTGTCACTAGGTGTTGGCACCCTACTGAGTATCGTACTAGTAGCAGGACGCAGCAGCCCTTGGGTGCCCAACTTTCTTTTGCTATATGTGGGAGCCTACCTTTGGGATGCTGTTTTGGCGGTTTGCTGCTTCTGCACTGGGCTGATCCTATCGTTGGAGTTACCTGGTTGGAAAGATATACAGCGCCTACAACAATTAGTTTTGTTTTTGGTGGTGAGCTTGTCGGCTACCTGCTTTTTGACGTACTACCAGTTGCCAATTGACAACTTGGTCCAAGCCGCTAGAGTTTCAGAGGAAGTTGTGCTGCAAACCACCCCTTACACATGTGCTGCTGCATCTATTGCCACCATCGCTCAAATAATCAAACCTGAGTCATCCGTCGCTGAGCTAGATGTGGTGAAACTAGCTGGGACTGACCGCACGGGTACCAGTACGATCGCGGAGATTTATGCCATGCGGGTTTTAGGGCTAGATCCTCAATACGAGCGTAATTTAAGTATTCAAGATCTAGTGAATCGTCAGCAACTAGCAATTTTGCATGTCATGGAGCCTGTAGGAGAGAGTAAGATCTCTCATGCGATCGCTCTATTAGCCATTGATCCTGCAAAACAGACCCTATTGCTGGGCAATCCCCTCTACGGTAGGCAAGTCAAAACCTTTGCTGAGATGCAAGACTATTGGCTGAAAGAGGCTGTGTTTGTCTCTGGCACACTAATTCAGCCAATCTAG